One window of Bdellovibrio sp. GT3 genomic DNA carries:
- a CDS encoding vWA domain-containing protein codes for MILKTILSFYLAVFFSLDAVASEALDKLDFNPVNVPVTEQGTADLSELENHPTPLVEYIIDSSGSMGQILTGKQTKIFVMKKLLSRYLVSQWTEKTSSGMRVIGSRRKKDCKDNYLAIPPGNSKLGLIEGTVKGMDAVGMTPLYDSMKAAYQDLEKYDGPKRIVIFTDGEETCGKDPCQLAREFKNKNVDVKFFVVAFGLQGQEDTLKKLQCIGDMHQADNEDQLDELFQELDKNLNPNKNLFVDSPEPQATVMLFRAETPNEIYRRFQSSYGIQVPPGRYYAIVNLKPKYRFQEFVVPPNKKVTLKVKGEGQFTANFIDGLMKVELLNKNRKVVKRFNSDTTVGLPPGKWSLRFYRDPFYEKIINDYLIVPNGKYEINLEEAGVAYVQDPLVRGIYVFGNRGVMTGNHVTNFPLVLGKGVYEIRVDDKCVFKDVIMGSNKEVVKLQCPKDKK; via the coding sequence ATGATATTGAAGACGATTCTATCTTTTTATTTAGCAGTGTTTTTCAGCTTGGATGCTGTGGCGTCAGAGGCCTTGGATAAACTTGATTTCAACCCGGTCAATGTACCCGTGACAGAGCAAGGCACTGCCGACCTTAGTGAGTTGGAAAACCATCCCACACCATTGGTAGAGTACATCATCGACAGCTCAGGTTCGATGGGACAGATTCTGACGGGCAAACAAACCAAAATATTTGTGATGAAGAAGCTCCTGTCCCGATACTTGGTGTCCCAATGGACCGAAAAAACCTCCAGTGGAATGAGAGTGATCGGCTCCCGGCGCAAAAAAGATTGTAAGGACAACTACCTTGCCATTCCACCGGGAAATTCCAAGTTGGGTCTGATTGAGGGCACCGTGAAGGGCATGGATGCCGTTGGCATGACACCACTTTATGACTCGATGAAAGCCGCCTACCAGGACTTGGAAAAATATGATGGTCCGAAGCGGATTGTTATTTTCACCGATGGAGAGGAAACATGTGGTAAAGACCCATGTCAGCTTGCCAGAGAATTCAAAAACAAGAATGTCGATGTGAAGTTCTTTGTGGTTGCTTTCGGTCTTCAGGGACAGGAGGACACTCTGAAGAAGCTGCAGTGTATCGGCGACATGCACCAGGCGGACAATGAAGATCAACTGGATGAACTATTTCAGGAACTGGACAAGAATTTAAATCCCAACAAGAACCTTTTTGTGGATAGTCCGGAACCTCAGGCTACGGTGATGCTGTTTCGGGCGGAAACTCCCAATGAAATCTATCGTCGCTTTCAGTCTTCCTACGGGATTCAGGTTCCTCCGGGTCGGTACTATGCCATTGTGAATCTGAAGCCCAAATACAGGTTTCAAGAGTTCGTGGTGCCACCAAATAAAAAGGTCACCTTGAAAGTAAAAGGCGAAGGACAATTCACCGCGAATTTTATCGATGGTCTTATGAAAGTTGAGCTTTTGAATAAGAATAGAAAAGTGGTCAAGCGATTCAACAGTGACACGACCGTCGGATTGCCACCTGGAAAATGGAGTCTGCGTTTTTATCGAGATCCATTTTATGAAAAGATCATCAATGACTACCTGATCGTTCCAAATGGAAAGTACGAGATAAATCTTGAAGAAGCGGGAGTTGCTTATGTTCAGGATCCCCTGGTGCGGGGTATTTATGTCTTTGGTAACCGAGGAGTCATGACGGGAAATCATGTTACGAACTTTCCGTTGGTCCTGGGTAAAGGGGTCTACGAGATTCGGGTGGATGACAAATGCGTATTTAAGGATGTTATCATGGGTTCAAATAAAGAAGTCGTGAAGCTTCAATGTCCGAAAGATAAGAAGTAA
- a CDS encoding motility protein A, with amino-acid sequence MNFAGLLGLIAAVGISAFAIMDSAKNPKIFADPHGIALVIGGTITVALMSFNFKSLWSALKIVTRKYFGRERAINYNETIERIVTLSEAYRKEAKSIQGMMKPSDHPFLKDGVNFLVDYGFNYEELDEIMHNAVRGKKKRDGDEIKVWQTISRFPPAFGLLGATLGMISLLQTLGEPGAQDRIGPAMATALVATFYGLLTANLILIPIAEKLSSVSQADLTLREIIKEGVLLIHEKKHPMFIREYLKSFLPPQQRQEGEAGTVKKVA; translated from the coding sequence ATGAACTTTGCGGGACTACTTGGATTGATTGCTGCTGTTGGTATTTCAGCATTTGCAATTATGGACAGTGCAAAGAATCCAAAGATATTTGCAGACCCACACGGTATCGCACTGGTTATCGGTGGTACCATCACTGTCGCTTTGATGAGCTTTAACTTTAAAAGCTTGTGGAGCGCCCTTAAAATTGTCACGCGCAAGTACTTCGGGCGCGAGCGTGCAATTAACTATAATGAAACCATTGAAAGAATCGTGACCCTGTCTGAAGCCTACCGTAAAGAGGCAAAATCCATTCAAGGAATGATGAAGCCCAGTGATCATCCATTTTTGAAGGATGGCGTGAACTTTCTGGTCGATTATGGCTTCAATTATGAAGAGCTGGACGAAATCATGCACAATGCGGTTCGCGGTAAGAAGAAGCGTGACGGTGATGAGATCAAAGTATGGCAGACGATCTCCCGCTTTCCACCGGCGTTCGGTTTGTTGGGTGCGACTTTGGGTATGATCTCCTTGTTGCAAACTCTCGGAGAGCCTGGTGCCCAGGATCGTATCGGTCCGGCGATGGCAACGGCCCTGGTGGCGACTTTCTATGGTCTTTTGACAGCGAATCTTATTTTAATTCCGATTGCAGAAAAGCTTTCCAGTGTTTCTCAGGCCGATTTGACTTTGCGTGAGATTATCAAGGAAGGTGTTCTGCTGATTCATGAAAAGAAACATCCCATGTTTATTCGTGAATACCTGAAGTCCTTCCTGCCACCGCAACAAAGACAAGAGGGCGAAGCAGGGACTGTGAAAAAGGTGGCCTAG
- a CDS encoding OmpA/MotB family protein, which yields MGARKNKHRRHSDDDHEHAVHHDESNWLVSYADMMTLLFGFFVLMYSLSRFDNTRFDLVRKEVAKYFGGNIKEISAILEAEQKLKTALLGSGEMKGVEISKGSDNTLQLKFEGNVLFESGATELKEAAKPSLRQVVAALRSVPSVEKISVEGHTDADPMQNTVIRSNWELSALRASSVVRYFEESGLSSNVLAAVGFGSSHPIAAEKDAQGHSLETGKAANRRVVVQVKLLDPEEAYRLQQQQFKKQLNKEEIERQKKENELQDKMKLAKARFDEAQRKYREQSEQKRKEQQLQKLEKQIQALENKTKQYEEKAQ from the coding sequence ATGGGAGCACGCAAAAACAAGCATCGTCGCCACTCGGATGACGATCATGAACATGCAGTACATCACGACGAATCCAACTGGCTGGTCAGCTATGCGGATATGATGACCCTGTTATTCGGGTTCTTTGTTTTGATGTATTCATTGTCACGGTTCGATAACACACGGTTTGATTTGGTTCGTAAAGAGGTGGCCAAGTACTTTGGTGGTAATATCAAGGAAATCAGCGCCATTTTGGAAGCCGAACAGAAGCTGAAAACAGCCCTTTTGGGCTCTGGTGAAATGAAAGGTGTTGAGATTTCAAAAGGATCAGACAACACCCTGCAACTTAAGTTCGAAGGCAATGTCCTGTTTGAATCCGGAGCGACCGAGTTGAAAGAGGCGGCTAAACCGTCCTTACGCCAGGTTGTGGCGGCGTTGAGATCCGTTCCAAGCGTCGAGAAAATCAGCGTTGAAGGCCACACCGATGCAGATCCAATGCAAAACACGGTGATCAGATCCAATTGGGAGTTATCGGCCTTGCGTGCAAGCTCGGTTGTCAGATATTTCGAGGAAAGTGGTTTGAGTTCCAACGTTCTTGCTGCAGTGGGCTTTGGTTCCTCGCACCCGATTGCTGCTGAAAAGGATGCTCAAGGGCATTCATTGGAGACCGGAAAAGCCGCAAATCGTCGCGTGGTTGTTCAGGTGAAACTGCTGGATCCGGAAGAAGCGTACCGTTTGCAGCAGCAGCAGTTTAAAAAGCAACTCAACAAAGAAGAGATCGAGCGCCAGAAGAAAGAGAACGAACTTCAGGACAAAATGAAGTTGGCGAAAGCTCGCTTTGATGAGGCACAGCGCAAGTATCGCGAGCAATCGGAACAAAAACGCAAAGAGCAGCAGCTGCAAAAACTGGAAAAACAAATCCAGGCCTTGGAAAACAAGACCAAGCAGTACGAGGAAAAAGCTCAGTAA
- a CDS encoding tetratricopeptide repeat protein encodes MFLRQLKMLFLILLPAFISACAGKYSIKSYPQGSKIYIKDIQTNEKKLLGISPLNIQEESKLGDVFFLIFEKQNYRTKEVMVKVNEGESIAVQARLDPLSDEEKKAEELAKNDEKKQDQPPKPEDKKDKKMDDLLAELAELKLRVALLENTSSFYKDALFSPRLSGGMPTQDRDRSEKVVGLIFQGQKAIMKGDYQKALLEVDKAITMDEYSNNAWLLKGSIKYLQKDFQGAKVAWERCLKIDPYNKVAYQYLSDVYKRLGMEPLPKSGSEMRYPASNVEIEKRNRETQVR; translated from the coding sequence ATGTTTCTGAGACAACTTAAAATGTTGTTCCTTATTCTGTTGCCGGCATTTATTTCTGCCTGCGCCGGAAAGTATTCCATTAAATCCTATCCTCAGGGTTCAAAGATTTACATCAAGGATATACAAACCAACGAAAAAAAACTACTGGGAATTTCTCCGCTGAATATTCAGGAGGAATCGAAGCTCGGTGATGTTTTCTTTTTGATATTTGAAAAGCAGAACTATCGCACTAAAGAAGTGATGGTGAAAGTGAATGAAGGCGAAAGTATCGCTGTGCAAGCTCGCCTGGATCCGTTGTCTGACGAGGAAAAGAAAGCGGAAGAACTGGCTAAGAATGATGAAAAGAAACAGGATCAACCTCCTAAGCCTGAAGATAAAAAAGATAAAAAGATGGATGACCTGCTGGCAGAGCTGGCTGAACTGAAGTTGCGAGTGGCTCTTTTGGAAAACACTTCCTCCTTTTATAAGGATGCATTGTTTTCGCCGCGGTTATCGGGAGGAATGCCAACCCAGGATCGTGATCGCAGTGAGAAAGTCGTCGGACTTATTTTTCAAGGTCAAAAAGCGATCATGAAGGGTGACTATCAAAAAGCGTTGTTGGAAGTGGATAAGGCAATCACGATGGACGAATACTCCAACAATGCCTGGTTGCTTAAAGGTTCCATCAAATATTTGCAGAAGGATTTCCAGGGCGCGAAGGTGGCTTGGGAGCGTTGTCTGAAAATTGATCCATATAATAAAGTCGCTTATCAATACCTGTCTGATGTTTATAAACGTCTTGGCATGGAGCCGTTGCCAAAAAGTGGTTCGGAGATGAGATATCCAGCTTCAAATGTTGAGATCGAAAAGCGAAACAGAGAAACACAGGTAAGATGA
- a CDS encoding SpoIIE family protein phosphatase has translation MSLKVKFLLIVSILLIVSSGTIFFLNRETFLSDKRSYVYANALERVDGFSQTFNQDFQTSFDRVRSALQLFDASTQQFPAQVKALATTQNWGDIAIFIQQDGFPLRLMDALGTHISTPESVSNRLAALTENEMIVESDVQSPNKLRVLFRQGVFRVYANLTFPFFKNLQARNEAGFYNEKVGQWWFPASMEAELSGVTPSIKSIFQQNSSGVKDIEIDGKPHLISFKKLPYLDVFVFEVFDKKSIFSVLDSIMNKTLLASFIILLIGLIAVFISIDSLTQNLLRLNNAMNEFSKNGSAKPLKIANNDEIGQMAKVFNSMQGKIEGLLQQTQEKARMQAELETAKEVQTTLLPKMKVETDAYSLKGYYHPASECGGDLWFHNCTEDKIFVFIGDATGHGVPAALITAATRSILSLTVEEGVWSPGKTLTRINQVLCDVAKGEKMMTAFAATLDLKSGKLTYANASHEPPLLLPLTEEGRKVKKSDITLLGDVNGKRLGHEKSSAYEEASVDFKTGQTLFAYTDGLTDAINEKGEAFAERTVFKLAADASTKGSQRGIHDQIAKRIADFTTGIEQPDDITFVSLHLRESW, from the coding sequence ATGTCTTTAAAAGTTAAATTTCTTTTGATCGTTTCTATTCTTTTGATCGTCTCTTCGGGCACGATCTTCTTTCTAAATCGCGAGACTTTTCTCTCTGATAAAAGATCCTACGTCTACGCCAATGCCCTCGAGAGAGTTGACGGATTCAGCCAAACTTTTAATCAGGATTTCCAAACAAGTTTTGACCGGGTTCGTTCCGCACTTCAACTTTTTGATGCCTCCACACAGCAGTTCCCTGCCCAGGTGAAAGCTTTGGCGACAACCCAAAATTGGGGTGATATTGCCATTTTCATCCAACAAGATGGTTTCCCACTGCGTCTAATGGACGCTCTCGGAACACATATTTCCACCCCGGAAAGTGTCTCTAATCGACTGGCCGCTTTAACCGAGAACGAGATGATTGTGGAAAGCGATGTGCAGTCCCCCAACAAACTGCGCGTGCTATTTCGCCAGGGGGTATTCCGGGTTTATGCGAACTTAACCTTCCCCTTTTTTAAGAATCTTCAGGCACGCAACGAGGCCGGATTTTACAATGAAAAAGTCGGACAATGGTGGTTCCCCGCTTCCATGGAGGCCGAATTAAGCGGCGTCACCCCAAGCATTAAAAGTATTTTTCAACAAAATAGCAGCGGCGTGAAAGACATTGAAATTGACGGGAAACCACATCTTATCTCTTTTAAGAAGCTCCCCTATCTGGATGTTTTCGTTTTCGAGGTCTTTGATAAGAAGAGCATTTTCTCGGTACTTGATTCAATCATGAATAAAACGCTGCTCGCCAGCTTCATCATTTTGCTGATCGGGTTGATTGCCGTATTCATATCGATCGACAGCCTGACCCAAAATCTGCTGCGCTTAAACAATGCCATGAATGAGTTTTCCAAGAACGGATCTGCAAAACCTTTGAAAATTGCCAACAATGACGAAATCGGACAGATGGCAAAGGTGTTCAATTCCATGCAGGGCAAAATTGAGGGCCTTCTTCAGCAGACACAGGAAAAAGCTCGCATGCAAGCCGAGCTGGAGACGGCCAAGGAAGTCCAAACCACACTGCTACCCAAAATGAAGGTCGAAACGGATGCGTACTCACTCAAAGGTTACTATCATCCCGCCTCCGAATGCGGAGGTGATCTTTGGTTTCACAACTGCACTGAAGACAAGATCTTTGTTTTCATCGGAGATGCCACCGGCCACGGTGTTCCCGCGGCTCTTATCACCGCAGCCACTCGCTCCATCCTTTCCCTGACAGTTGAAGAAGGAGTCTGGAGCCCGGGTAAAACCCTGACCCGAATCAATCAGGTTCTTTGTGACGTCGCCAAAGGTGAAAAAATGATGACCGCTTTTGCCGCCACCTTGGATTTGAAAAGCGGAAAGCTGACTTATGCAAATGCCAGCCACGAACCTCCCCTTCTTCTGCCGCTGACCGAAGAAGGTCGGAAGGTGAAAAAGTCCGATATCACTCTTTTAGGAGATGTGAATGGAAAAAGGCTGGGGCACGAAAAATCATCGGCATATGAAGAGGCTTCTGTGGACTTCAAAACAGGACAAACTCTGTTTGCGTATACAGATGGTCTGACCGATGCAATTAATGAAAAGGGCGAGGCCTTCGCAGAGAGAACTGTGTTTAAACTTGCCGCGGATGCATCCACGAAAGGCTCACAACGAGGTATTCACGACCAAATTGCCAAACGGATTGCCGATTTCACCACTGGAATCGAACAACCCGATGACATCACATTTGTCAGCCTTCATTTGCGCGAATCTTGGTAA
- a CDS encoding DsbA family protein → MKAFKLVAVSALALSLVNCAPSAKQLKEAVEKDPSIVFAAIEKDPEQFIEVVNKAAQGAQKKAQEKAMAEEGKKRDEEFASPLKPNIEDGRVIFGPKDAKVTIIEYTDFECPYCAKGHATVAEVMKAYPKDVRVVLKHLPLDFHPLAMPAARYFEAIAMQDHAKAEKFYNIVFENQGELRTKKEAFLKDSAKKVGADMKRLETDVKSEKVTKIVDADMEEARKFNFSGTPGFLINGVSLRGAYPFSEFKDIIDRHLKAAK, encoded by the coding sequence TTGAAAGCATTTAAACTAGTAGCAGTTTCTGCATTGGCACTTTCCCTAGTGAACTGTGCTCCATCTGCAAAACAACTTAAAGAAGCAGTAGAAAAAGATCCAAGCATCGTTTTCGCAGCAATCGAAAAAGACCCTGAGCAATTCATCGAAGTGGTGAACAAAGCTGCTCAAGGTGCGCAAAAGAAAGCTCAAGAAAAAGCAATGGCTGAAGAAGGCAAAAAGCGTGACGAAGAGTTCGCAAGTCCTTTGAAACCTAACATCGAAGACGGCCGCGTTATCTTTGGGCCTAAAGATGCAAAAGTAACTATCATTGAATACACAGACTTCGAGTGCCCATACTGCGCGAAAGGTCACGCGACTGTTGCTGAAGTTATGAAAGCTTACCCTAAAGATGTACGCGTTGTTCTTAAGCACTTGCCATTGGATTTCCATCCACTTGCAATGCCAGCAGCTCGTTACTTCGAAGCTATTGCAATGCAAGACCATGCAAAAGCTGAAAAGTTCTATAACATCGTTTTCGAAAACCAAGGCGAACTACGCACTAAAAAAGAAGCTTTCTTGAAAGATTCTGCTAAAAAAGTTGGCGCGGACATGAAACGTCTTGAAACTGATGTTAAATCCGAAAAAGTTACTAAGATCGTAGATGCAGACATGGAAGAAGCTAGAAAATTCAACTTCTCTGGTACTCCAGGCTTCTTGATCAATGGCGTATCCCTTCGTGGCGCATACCCATTCTCTGAATTCAAAGACATCATCGACCGTCATTTGAAAGCAGCGAAGTAA